In a genomic window of Thermococcus celericrescens:
- the cas6 gene encoding CRISPR-associated endoribonuclease Cas6: MRIKLDLEPDESFPFYAVGKHAVQAMIYTHLSGTEYESLHDRRGFKFFTFSDIFPSGRFQPGERKSLIISSPDGGFIETLYERLLPNEKIYLGRHALNVVSIKKFSLRPGKAFITGSPVVLSAPGRGRFFTFHHHRSLPYFIEKLTENAIKKYEAFTGESLTLDSPIFTAMVPRLRKKGWFDIYVRVNIRGRYFDVPGTTWEYLEAPINLDNREFYSFLMDAGIGELNSLGFGFINPLRGRRVTGGAS; encoded by the coding sequence ATGAGGATAAAGCTCGACCTGGAGCCCGATGAAAGCTTTCCCTTCTATGCCGTTGGAAAACACGCAGTTCAGGCGATGATATACACCCACCTCTCGGGGACGGAATACGAGTCGCTCCACGACAGGAGAGGATTCAAGTTCTTCACTTTCTCGGACATCTTCCCCAGCGGCCGTTTTCAGCCCGGAGAAAGGAAGAGCCTGATAATCAGCTCCCCGGACGGGGGCTTCATAGAGACCCTCTACGAGAGGCTCCTGCCGAACGAGAAGATTTACCTCGGAAGGCACGCGCTGAACGTCGTCTCAATCAAGAAGTTCAGCCTGAGGCCTGGGAAGGCCTTCATAACCGGCTCTCCAGTGGTGCTTTCGGCTCCCGGTCGCGGGCGCTTCTTCACCTTCCACCACCACAGGAGCCTGCCCTACTTCATCGAAAAGCTCACCGAGAACGCCATCAAGAAATACGAGGCATTCACGGGCGAAAGCCTCACCCTCGACTCCCCCATCTTCACCGCCATGGTTCCGAGGCTCAGGAAAAAGGGCTGGTTCGACATCTACGTGAGGGTGAACATCAGGGGGCGCTACTTCGACGTCCCCGGCACGACTTGGGAGTACCTGGAGGCCCCGATAAACCTCGACAACCGGGAGTTCTACTCATTTCTGATGGACGCGGGCATAGGTGAACTTAACTCCCTCGGTTTCGGTTTCATAAATCCCCTCAGGGGGAGAAGAGTCACGGGTGGGGCCAGTTGA
- a CDS encoding ribosome biogenesis/translation initiation ATPase RLI yields MRIAVIDYDRCNPDKCGNFLCERVCPVNRMGGEAIIIDEENYRPVIQEASCTGCGICVHKCPFNAITIVNLPEELEEGCVHRYGVNAFVLYRLPVVKDGMVVGILGPNGTGKTTAVKILAGQLLPNLCGDNEDWDNVIRAFRGNELQNYFEKLKNRQIKPVVKPQYVDLIPKAVKGKVRDLLKKADEVGKFDDVVRELELENVLDRDIKHLSGGELQRVAIAAAILRDAHFYFFDEPSSYLDIKQRLKVARIIRHLADSGKAVLTVEHDLAVLDYLSDVIHVVYGKPGAYGIFSQPKGTRNGINEFLRGYLKDENVRFRPQEIRFTKSSERKSQEGEILVEYPRLVKDYGGFRLEAEPGALYMGEVVSIVGPNGIGKTTFVKMLAGVEKPTEGEVDWELKVSYKPQYIKVDYEGTVYDLLSKINAGKLLNSFYKTELLNPLGVPDLYDKQVNELSGGELQRVAITAALIRDADLYLLDEPSAYLDVEQRLAVSRAIRHLMEKEGKTALVVEHDVLMIDYISDRLMVFEGEPGKHGKALPPTGMREGMNRFLAGVGITFRRDPDTGRPRANKENSVKDREQKEIGEYYYVAP; encoded by the coding sequence ATGAGGATAGCGGTCATCGATTACGACAGGTGTAACCCCGACAAGTGCGGCAACTTCCTGTGCGAGCGCGTCTGTCCGGTCAATCGAATGGGCGGAGAGGCGATAATCATAGACGAGGAGAACTACCGCCCGGTGATCCAGGAGGCGAGCTGTACGGGCTGCGGAATCTGTGTGCATAAGTGTCCCTTCAACGCGATAACCATAGTGAACCTCCCGGAGGAGCTTGAGGAGGGCTGCGTCCACCGCTATGGAGTAAACGCCTTCGTCCTCTACAGGCTTCCGGTGGTCAAGGACGGCATGGTCGTCGGTATCCTCGGACCGAACGGAACCGGTAAGACCACCGCGGTTAAGATACTCGCCGGCCAGCTCCTGCCGAACCTCTGCGGCGACAACGAGGATTGGGACAACGTCATCAGGGCATTCCGCGGCAACGAGCTCCAGAACTACTTCGAGAAGCTCAAGAACCGGCAGATTAAACCTGTAGTCAAGCCCCAGTACGTGGACTTAATCCCCAAGGCGGTTAAGGGCAAGGTTCGGGACCTGCTCAAGAAGGCCGACGAGGTTGGAAAATTCGATGATGTGGTCAGAGAGCTTGAGCTGGAGAACGTCCTCGACAGGGACATAAAACACCTCTCCGGCGGTGAGCTTCAGCGCGTGGCCATAGCCGCGGCGATACTCAGGGACGCGCACTTCTACTTCTTCGATGAGCCGTCCAGTTACCTCGACATAAAGCAGAGGCTCAAGGTGGCCAGGATAATCCGCCATCTGGCCGATTCGGGCAAGGCGGTTCTCACCGTTGAGCACGACCTGGCGGTTCTGGATTATCTCAGCGATGTCATTCACGTCGTCTACGGTAAGCCCGGCGCCTACGGTATATTCTCCCAGCCGAAGGGCACGCGCAATGGAATAAACGAGTTCCTGCGCGGCTACCTGAAGGACGAGAACGTCCGCTTCAGGCCCCAGGAGATAAGGTTCACCAAATCCAGCGAGAGGAAGAGCCAGGAGGGCGAGATACTGGTTGAGTACCCGAGGCTGGTGAAGGACTACGGCGGCTTCAGGCTCGAGGCCGAGCCCGGAGCGCTCTACATGGGCGAAGTCGTGAGCATCGTCGGCCCCAACGGAATCGGTAAGACCACCTTCGTGAAGATGCTCGCGGGCGTCGAGAAGCCCACCGAGGGAGAGGTCGATTGGGAGCTGAAGGTTTCCTACAAGCCGCAGTACATCAAGGTCGACTACGAGGGGACCGTCTATGATCTCCTGAGCAAAATAAACGCGGGGAAGCTCCTCAACAGCTTCTACAAGACGGAACTTCTCAATCCGCTCGGAGTTCCGGACCTCTACGACAAGCAGGTGAACGAGCTGTCGGGCGGTGAACTTCAGAGGGTTGCAATAACCGCGGCACTCATCCGCGACGCGGACCTGTACCTGCTCGACGAGCCCTCCGCGTACCTCGACGTCGAGCAGAGGTTGGCGGTTTCAAGGGCGATAAGGCACCTGATGGAGAAGGAGGGCAAGACCGCCCTCGTCGTCGAGCACGACGTTCTCATGATAGACTACATCAGTGACAGACTCATGGTCTTCGAGGGCGAGCCAGGGAAGCACGGTAAGGCACTGCCGCCCACCGGGATGCGCGAGGGCATGAACCGCTTCCTCGCGGGGGTCGGCATAACCTTCAGACGCGACCCGGACACGGGCAGGCCCAGGGCCAACAAGGAGAACAGCGTCAAGGACAGGGAGCAGAAGGAGATAGGCGAGTACTACTACGTCGCCCCGTGA
- a CDS encoding cell wall-binding repeat-containing protein translates to MVWKKAIALLFGLMMVATTVSFGHVSAADTSVTVILVSDNEADCTLAQYLANMTGAVVVTTPWGVYDPNVTANVMSYGPDNVIIIGGPDAVVDRYLDDLGELNITVERWWGRNRYETNLAVIGNATAKLRIKFENNVIVVPGNDTAAIKVALRKAVKVHGVIIFANDTTNITRVMMKIEAHPKNMTLIRSQVMMEMAERLRERFENRVGANVTEIDVNITPEMAMEAINTSEERIASAEELLANVTLPPQMDRVAEKMLNLAKKELERARNAYDDGEYGRAYGQATAAKAHAEFVIRMASKEWQNRVRIDAAVMARVFLHRVEIQLRIMEKSGMNVTKIETLVDQLKTAIENKDYDAIDALMAQIRQELLQMYAHGKGKFREHILLPDRAGRWQP, encoded by the coding sequence ATGGTGTGGAAAAAAGCTATTGCATTGCTCTTTGGTTTGATGATGGTGGCGACGACCGTGTCCTTCGGCCACGTGTCCGCCGCAGATACCAGCGTGACCGTCATACTCGTCAGCGACAACGAGGCTGACTGCACACTGGCCCAGTACCTCGCCAACATGACCGGCGCGGTGGTCGTGACGACCCCCTGGGGGGTCTATGACCCGAACGTCACGGCGAACGTGATGAGCTACGGCCCGGATAATGTTATAATAATTGGGGGACCCGATGCCGTCGTCGATAGGTATCTGGATGATCTCGGGGAACTCAACATCACCGTCGAGCGCTGGTGGGGCAGGAACCGGTACGAGACCAACCTGGCGGTCATAGGAAACGCAACCGCCAAGCTCAGGATAAAGTTTGAGAACAATGTGATAGTGGTTCCCGGCAACGACACCGCCGCGATCAAGGTCGCCCTCAGGAAGGCCGTGAAGGTTCACGGGGTGATAATCTTCGCCAACGACACCACCAACATAACCAGAGTCATGATGAAGATAGAGGCCCACCCGAAGAACATGACCCTCATCAGAAGCCAAGTCATGATGGAAATGGCCGAGAGACTCAGGGAGAGGTTCGAGAACCGCGTCGGGGCCAACGTCACAGAGATCGATGTCAACATAACCCCTGAGATGGCGATGGAGGCCATTAACACGAGCGAAGAGCGCATTGCCTCCGCCGAGGAACTGCTCGCGAACGTTACCCTGCCGCCCCAGATGGACCGGGTCGCGGAGAAGATGCTGAACCTCGCCAAGAAGGAGCTTGAGAGAGCCAGGAACGCCTATGACGACGGTGAGTACGGAAGGGCCTACGGGCAGGCGACGGCCGCAAAGGCCCACGCCGAGTTCGTCATAAGGATGGCCTCGAAGGAGTGGCAGAACAGGGTGAGGATCGACGCCGCTGTGATGGCGAGGGTGTTCCTGCACCGCGTGGAGATACAGCTCAGGATCATGGAGAAGTCGGGAATGAACGTCACCAAGATAGAGACCCTCGTTGACCAGCTCAAGACCGCCATCGAGAACAAGGACTACGACGCTATCGATGCCCTGATGGCGCAGATCAGGCAGGAGCTGCTCCAGATGTACGCCCACGGAAAAGGCAAGTTCAGGGAGCACATCCTTCTCCCGGACCGTGCCGGACGCTGGCAGCCGTGA